Proteins encoded within one genomic window of Macaca thibetana thibetana isolate TM-01 chromosome 3, ASM2454274v1, whole genome shotgun sequence:
- the LOC126950639 gene encoding LOW QUALITY PROTEIN: putative uncharacterized protein encoded by LINC00322 (The sequence of the model RefSeq protein was modified relative to this genomic sequence to represent the inferred CDS: inserted 3 bases in 2 codons; deleted 1 base in 1 codon): MALLITPAGMATVNRHSTTSRDTHTSRAKLCFHKPCRNDSESWLSEGRLDTSVQAPSPQHRHTQPSCEPQTLEHSSCLSTCLVGCFLPVPPLPHTXPSSSGLPVAPPTLALLMSAFSLSLALNPSWLPRFPLLARQSPAXSVGMPLFATTRPGSVGCLHLPTLHSSSPFSGHSDENKATGQGCEGRDQPQRPSHLCECPAAAKQSATKGAAETNRNVFPLGSQAGNPSSRRQESQPSSVSSRRESVSRFPSFWCCWQPLAFLTCGCTAPIPAPGVTWPSPWPCCVSPPLIRLQLLGLGSTQI; this comes from the exons ATGGCGCTTTTAATCACCCCAGCAGGAATGGCGACTGTAAACAGACATTCAACGACTTccagagacacacacacctcCCGGGCAAAACTGTGTTTCCATAAACCTTGTAGAAATGACTCGGAGAGCTGGCTGAGTGAGGGCCGCCTGGACACCAGTGTGCAGGCACCGAGTCCTCAGCACCGCCACACTCAGCCGTCCTGCGAGCCCCAGACCCTGGAACACTCCAGCTGCCTCTCCACTTGTCTAGTGGGATGTTTCCTCCCAGTGCCCCCATTACCCCACAC CCCGTCTTCTTCTGGGCTCCCGGTGGCTCCCCCAACACTTGCTCTGCTGATGAGTGCATTCTCCCTAAGTCTGGCCTTGAATCCATCCTGGTTGCCTCGGTTTCCCCTGCTGGCCAGGCAGTCACCAG CCTCAGTGGGAATGCCACTCTTTGCCACCACCCGGCCT GGCTCAGTGGGATGCCTGCACCTCCCCACGTTGCACTCCTCCAGCCCATTCTCTGGACACTCGGATGAGAACAAGGCTACTGGTCAGGGGTGTGAGGGCAGGGATCAGCCTCAGAGACCATCCCATCTCTGTGAGTGTCCTGCAGCTGCCAAGCAAAGTGCCACCAAAGGGGCAGCTGAGaccaacagaaatgtattccctCTTGGTTCTCAGGCCGGAAACCCGAGCTCAAGGCGTCAGGAGAGCCAGCCCTCCTCTGTCAGCTCCAGAAGAGAATCCGTTTCTCgctttcccagcttctggtgttGCTGGCAACCATTGGCATTCTTGACTTGTGGCTGCACTGCTCCCATCCCTGCCCCCGGAGTCACGTGGCCTTCTCCCTGGCCTTGCTGTGTGTCCCCTCCTCTTATAAGACTCCAGTTACTGGGTTTAGGGTCCACACAAATCTAG